The Branchiostoma lanceolatum isolate klBraLanc5 chromosome 1, klBraLanc5.hap2, whole genome shotgun sequence genomic sequence TAGAATACTATGAACATAGCAACATACATCTCATCACTGTCCTATTGTGATGCCATACATGATTATGTACTGTTCTCAATTTAGTTCATTTAGGCCATACCATCttagttttatggatgacatcctctggagtccccaaaactaatgcgagagggcgacaaaaaaaaaatctagcaaaaaaaaaaaaagatgataaaccggaggactacatagctggtattgcaaattaaaccacagaacacagtgtaacaaacaaacaagtctttatttgttagaattagctcatatcaaagtgcttttaacatggatgatgcctggttcaaagacccatatgtaacatttggccgttcaaagaaaaaaacaaaatgtgttcagctgtgtacacaacatcacgccttcagtcagagcaaaacatcaaactctgtaggcaacccagccagagataatatcattcagtttaatacagacatgtacaatgatagtaTTGTCATATTATGACCAAAATTTcggaggtgtttttttttttttgagaacggacgaaaatcaatgcgcgcgcggatgtcatccataaaatcaagttggtatggccttataatacagtgctaaacttaaGTTCATTTATGTCATTAAGAGGTATTTTGTCCAATCAGATAGAGGACATAAAGCTGGTATCGCTGTGCATGGGGGAGCCCcgggcatcaaacctctgcatgtagaaagaacccagcacacatTGCACCTCTAGCTGTCGATATAGCATAACGCTTAGTCTGTCTACAAACCGTGTCTCAGTTGCGCCATCTGTTTGTTTTATGTGGTACTGCAGATGTGATGGGGTACCTTACCACGGAAGTCTCCACCTCAACCTAAGTAGAAAAAGTTTAGCCTGGATCAAGTTAGCATAATGCTCAGTCTCAAGCTTGTGCCTGTTAACATATCGTGTCTCAGTTGCGCCATCTGTTGTTTTTACGTGGTACTGCAGGTGTGATGGAATACCTTGCCACAGAAGTCTCCACCTCCAAACAGAAGAAGTTCAGTCTAGATCAAGTTAGCGTAACGCTTAGTCTCAAGCCTGTACCTGTTCACATACCGTGTCTCAGTTGCGCCACCTGTTGTTTGTACATGGTACTGCAGGTGTGATGGAGTACCTTGCCACGGAAGTCTCCACCTCCAAACGGAAGAAGTTCAGTCTAGATCAAGTTAGGGTAATGCTTAGTCGCAAGCTTGTACATGTTAACATGCCATGTCTCAGTTGCGCCCTCTGTTGTTTTTACGTGGTACTGCAGGTGTGATGGAGTACCTTGCCACAGAAGTCTCCACCTCCAAACAGAAGAAGTTCAGCCTTGTGACGTTTGTGGACACCCCTGGACTGGTGGATGGGGACATGAAGTACCCGTTCGATGTGGACGAGGCAATCCTATGGCTAGGTGAGTGCGGACAAAGCTCTATCAAAATAACAGGCTAGATTTCTGACAAGTAATACTGTGTTGTTCAGGCAACAGAAAGAAAGGTTGTTATGTTAGCATGAACAATGCCTCCCGTATAGGGTTGCGCAAAAAGAGGACAAAGAGAAAACTGAGGGCTGCGAGGAAAACTTGTATCTGACTTGTATATTCAACCCCTAAAACTTTGTGTACCATGCCACAGACTGTCCCATCGGATTCTGTTCACATGTTTGGTTTTCCAGTTTGGCATTATCAAATCTGGTTATTGTGGCCCCAAATGTTGTCTCACTAATGTTTAACCTAAGATTCTTGTTTTTGAAGATGCTTGTTGTTTATCAAGATGCTTGTTGTTTTTTATGATGCTTGTTGTTTTTCAAGATGCTTGTGGTTTATCAAGATCCTTGTTGTTTTTCATGATGCTTGTTGTTTTTCAAGATGCTTGTTGTTTATCTGATGCTTGTTGTTTATCAAGATGCTTGTTGTTTATCAAGATGCTTGTTGTTTTTCAAGACGTTTGTTGTTTTTCGAGATGCTTGTTATTTATCAAGATGCTTGTTGTTTTTCAAGACACTTGTTGTTTTTCAAAGCGTTTGTTGTTTATCAGTATGCTTGTTGTTTATCAAGatgcatgttgtttttccaggtGATCTTGCGGACCTGATCTTCGTGTTCTTTGACCCTATGGGTCAGGCGCTGTGCAAGCGGACGCTAAACATCGTGGAGAGGCTCAACGAGAAGCACTCGGAGCGCATCAAGTTCTACCTCAGTAAGGCCGACGAGGCAGGGTcggaaacagacagacaggtggGGGAAAACACTACAAGACGTTCTGAAGGACTGTAGTTCTCCCCTGAATGAGTTCTTTGTCCCATCTCAGGACAATTCTTACAGTCTTTGTCGAGAGGGTCGCTACCGAGCAACAAGGAGTAAAACCAAAAGACACGAAGTTCCATTTGCGCCCCAACAATTTCTGTATGGTAATGTCAGTTGATGGTGAATCATACGTGTGACTCGATTAACATAGGTTAAGTGCTACTTTAGTACAGACATTCTATTACCTATTGCATTGACCATGTAAGATAGTCTATTATAAGGTGTATTTTACTATTTATATTGAATTTGTTCCGCTGATGACGATTTTAAGGACAGTACTTGTGATTCGACTGATTTTTAATTGTTAACAATATTATGAAATACGCAATTTAGCCCCAAGGGCTACGATGTATTTTAatcaaataaactgaaactaaCATAATGCTGTATTGACGCGtttatgaaggctagacatccaggtaaacaatgtaATAAGACAAATCAATCTCCACAAATTCttctagtgacactgaagaagagtgatggatggcAATCGAAACATCCAAAATTAATCTCTGGATCTTATGCAGTGCTGTTGTGCAATGTATTTATAAGATTGATTTGTCTTAAAATAAAATTCTCTATTGGACTTAAGAGTTTCTTAGTGTTACATATCAGCTTGTACTTTATTCCAtgcctggtacatgtatgtagatgtcTCTCACCGATGTTTTGTTCCTGTGTTCCCACAGAGAGTGATGATGCAGATCACCCAGGAACTGTGCAAGAGACCAGGTCTGAACAAGTGTGGCTTCGACATGCCCACCATCTACGTGCCTCAGCTCAATGTCAGGGTGAGTAGACCTGTCTCACGTTTTTGCTGTGTCCTGcatgctatgtacatgtacaccaagcCTGCTTCTTAACTGCTCAGTTGTTTGTTGCTTGTTTTGTATAAatggtaaactgcctttagaCATAACTCACCAGTTTTGTATGGTgggtacaagctgtgtaagactgtaaggtttgatccattcacactgggatggactcCTACTCTTAACGATaggtgtggtggattctttGATATGTTGGaatgtggctctcctccaaATGGGGCCCTGGCCTTATGTCCCATctgagaggacatccctaactgaagctatttactcattttcacctgagtcgaatggggaaagtgcctttccccaagggcacaactttttgacctgctagggattcaaacccagaacctttagattctataTCAGCAACCCTAGatacaagaccaccttgccaccataCGCAGGCTTTCAGAATGTTTCCCTGTTTGCCGTCCCACAGAGCAGTCGGTGTGTGAACCAGATAGACAGCATCTGTATGCAGGGTGAAAAGACGATCAACCAGACAGttcagattgattgattgattgattgattgattgatttgtaaaAAGTTTCCCTGTTTTCCGACCCACAGAGCAGTCGGTGTGTGAACCAGATAGACGACATCTGTAAGCAGATAGAGAAAACCATCAACCAGACGATGCAGAACACTCTGAACGCGCTGGAGCGAGACTGCGAACAGATCAGCGACCTCATCGACAAGAAGCTGGAAGAGGACAGGTGGGTTCAGTCTTGTAGATGGTATCTcctgtcttttcttttcttttcttttcttttcttttctgaagGTAAAATAATATAGAAGATTTCTgtaaacacatttaactgcatTGTAACCATTTGTATTGTTTGACTCACTCACACGCTCAACCACTCAACCACCCACTCAACCACTCACtcaaccactcactcactcactctcactcaaccactcactcaccatctcactcactcaaccactcactcaaccactctctcactcactcactcactcactcaactaCTCTCTCACTGGATCACTCACtcaaccactcactcactctctctcactctctcactcactcactcattcactcaaccactcactcactctctcactcactctcactcactcactctctttcactcactcaaccACTCACTCAACCACTTACTCTCTCAACCACTCACTCAACCACTCACtcaaccactcactcactcactcagtcccaTGTCTTTTCATACAGCCTAATAAGTCAAATCAAATCTGTTGTCCTCCTCCCTgcacatttcattcattcattcattcactcatgcatgtatatattgtatttccCTCCAGGGCTGCGAGCTCCTACAATTTGCGAGCCAGAGGCAAGGGGGCGCTGTTTGGTTTCCTGGGGTTCATCCTCCCCATCATCCTGCTGGTGAACTTCCTGGCCAGCAACGTGTCCAACGACCTGCTCAAGTCCCTTCTGGGGAAGGCCGGGGCTGAGGCTCTACAGGTCTACATGGTAAGGATTTGTGTTTTAAAGGTTGTAGTTCTAGAAACATATAGACCATTCATTGACACAACCCAAGTACAGGGCTGAGGCTCTACAGGTCTATATGGTGAGCTTTTGTGGAAAAATATCTTGAATGGTATACAAGACAAGATTCGATATCAAAACACCGAAAAAgtcatatttcttatgtaaTTAGATGAACCATGACTTGTATTATAAGCTCCATCAGTTTTTACATTAACAGCCGTTGTGCATTTGTTATGCAACAAACTTTGACTGACGTATGACATACACATCACAATCCTCTCATTATGCCTATGTACAGATGAAAAATCCAACAGGTTACCATTCTTATGACTACTTATTTTAGTTTTAACACAAAATAGTTGAAATATTCAAGGTGTACATGATCAATCTGATTTTTTATGTGCTTAGCTTCTGTTCTTTGGCAGTCTTAAGCATAGAACAGGTGTGATACCATTTTTGAAATAGCAGTCCCTTTTTTAAAGTCTGTTGTGTCCTCTTTTCCCCTCGACAGGCCCCGGTTGCGAGTTTTTGGAAGTCCATACCTCCAGACTACCACATGCACACCCTCGGAGCACTGTTCTTCATCACCTTGGTGCTGGTGTTCCTTGCCAAGTGGTCGTCCAGGTCAGCTGATGTTGtttactttgtttgtttgttcgttttgtCAAGATACATTTTATTGAAAATAGGTCAAACAAGACCTATCTGACACtaaaaaatcatggccatagcatgtccagaacacgagttatcaatgaaaaaaaatacttttacttTAAAGGGCATTAAAGGAAGAAGGTGAACGTAGGTCTTCATAAATCCATGAATGCATTGTATCGGTGGAATTGTGTATGATAATGTATAATAATCTTCATTGCATATTCATACCCAGGGTGCTTAATGCACATGTGGGCAATGTGTACCAATGTATGCATTGAATGCTGTTAGGTTTGAATTCGTTTGTGCTGTTGTCAAAGAGTTTGTCATGCATGATATCTGATACTACGGGGGGAGGGAGTTGTTTTGGCATGCAATTTCTGTAGGTTTTTCTATATGTTCTAATATGAGAATTTCCCTTCCCTCCCAGGTTGTTACCTACGTTGTCACGGAAACAGAAGCGGGTGTTGCAGGAAAACCGGGACTACGTGCAAGACTCTGTCAGGGGCAGGAAGGAAGCCCTGTACCTGGAGTACCTGCAGCAGAGCGTCGGCGCAGCGGACATCAACTAACCAATCACAGGACAGCAGCAACTTCAGCCAACCAATCGCAGGACAGTTTTGTGTGGAGTGTAGCCAATCACATGGAAGCACATGATTCTGGCCAGTCAATCAAGGGACAGTTGTGTGTAGAGAGTAGCCAATCACAAGAGAACAAAAGACTTCAGCCAGTCAATAACAGAACAGTTGTATGTAGAGGCTAGCCAGTCACGAAACAGCATGTGACCTAAGCCAACCAATCACAGTATAGTTTTGTGTAGAGTGTACCCAATCACATGAAAGCACCTGACTTTGGCCAGTCAATCTAAGGACAGTTGTGTGTAGAGAGTAGCCAATCACAGTGAAGCACCTGACCTCAGCCAACCAATCACAGTACGGTTATGTGAACTTCTATCTTTTCAAATTTTTTGGGTTGTCTGCAATAATCAGATGCAAGAAGAGCCAGTTCATGTTTTACTCTATTTATAATTAGAAAGACTTTTGGGTGGTAGTTTCTTGTTGCTGTAGTAGTAAGTACATTAAGTTCACTGTAAAGTTTTAACTTATAGTTTTCTGAGTATAGGCAGCTATAggtaacatttttgttgttgaaacctTTGTAGAAAGTTTTAGTAAGTTTAGAGCTATGAAATGTTCAAAGTCCTTTCTTTTTAACATGTCTTGTTTCGTAAACATGTCATCCATTTTAAGGACTAAACTTGATGGTATTTAACAGAAAACTTCTTGAATACAATACAGGTTTCTAAAGCTGTAAGCAACCATCATTGTACAAACCTGTGATGTACTCTGGCAAGTAAAGGATGAATCTAACCTGCAGTCATTGGTTTGTTATAAAAaatgaacttaaaatcactaCTACATTCCAAACTCTATTTTTAGAACTAAAAGTATTTTCTACTGTGTGCCAAAATGTCTGTCAATGTGGGTGCTGACAactgatgttttctttttagtGTGAAAAGTTCAACTGCTTCGTAGATAACTTTGTAACAGAGTCAAACTTGACTACATCACAAATAGAACTCAGACTTTACGTTTTGCTCATCAGTAAAGCCTTCCTCAGAAAAACTGACCCTTTTACCACCTTTGACCTGTCACATGACCATCACATGACCATAGTAGTGGGTCAGTTTTGTCATGAAGACAGTAGTGACAAGAGAATTTGATGAGTAAGTTTTCTtgagagaaagaagaaagttCAGATGtgtttcaacctttattttAGTCTTAAGCATGAGGATCTATTCCTTCCATGGATCCTTCTCATGGCAGCTACGTTGTGTGTAAATCTCATAAAGTAAGACTAACTTCACACATATCTGGTGTTGGGAAAGTGGAATAAGATCTGGCTCTCATAATTTATTTTACCCTTGAATGAACTGTGTGgaataaagacattttcttgaAATGGAAACCActgttgttgtgttgtatttcGAGTTTTATCTTTGTCTTACACCCTTAAAAAGCAGGTCTTTAAAGAATGATAttttttcagtttatttacatttCTACGATCTAACGTTGCAATACTGAGCAAACTAGTGACAAGTCTTCGTATGAATATTATGGAATAATGAATTCTGCTGGTCTGCTAGAATGTAACAACGAAATAAAGATTACACTTGAATATACCTCAATATGAAGAATCTTGGAATAATATGGAATCTTTGAAGCAAGTGTAAGTTAAAATCCATGGGAATGGTAAGGgaacacaaatatacatgtttatCGGTCCTTTATTTGAACTTGAAAAAATGACACGTGACGTGACGTGACAACGGCCATTCTTGTTGGTCAATACTGACGTcatggtcacgtgactgaaatTGATATGGCATGTAAATCAATCAATGACATTGGACAGTGGATAATCAAGTTTTCACGGggagctcaaatcggcctggaGGGCGCTTTTCATGGAGGTCATGAGTGGGAAGGCGAAGGACCTGATGACGACCGGATCACCATGGTGATGATGGTTCAGCGGTAAAGGGCGGGATTCAGATTTATTTTGACAAGCAAAGTTTCAGACTCGGGAAAAACAGTAGCCACTCCTCGTCCTTAGTTTTCTTAAAGTTGGGTTATTGGGATGATTAGTtttgagtacacaagccatctGCCTcaattactagtatacaaatTGTATGGAagattttctttcaaatcaGATTGAAATATCTGCCGGGTATGATCAAGCCACACCAGTCTCattaaaaacaagagcttttaaaaaaagctggcgtttcggctacgtttatgagtgtgaattgtcttttccctttacttgaagtaaaatctgccagaggaagtcactcaagggctgttcagtctataagaaaaattgtcattttgggaaatgagtactgttttaatagagaaaggcaaattggggaaagcaattttgaagttacgtcacttaacttaagtgcttttgaaaaagctggtcttggcctacaacttgtacttatttgtaaaatgtacaataggctcattataaaagctatcaatgtaattatgtacatggcacgcaataaaacataaaatttgaaaaagcaccattgaatcatcagcactatggtaattaagtgaaatagaagttcataacagctaaggttctatctaaaatgactaccaaatgtcaaacaaatcaacagctacctcatccgtattattctggtttccgcatttacaacatttcttccttattttcctgggtaattttgctaaaattcatgaaaattcccatagttttgtgccgaggggcgccactttccacgtccgtgttgtctgaatgaagtcgatactgaacaatggagcatttgctactgtaacaaagaatcgctgttttgcaaacaacatcaagagcctctgtttacatcggggatagaagtttagtggcgagtgttttgcaagaatcatcttaccgcgcataggagccgctgcacggtattttccattacaatgaacagaaaaattcgaatgccgggtttggaatctatgaagtcctgttcataagacaaaggccttgtatatattaaatgaatatttaaaaataacaaatataaaatatttctttatttattaatgaaaaaaaatgatattcataaatatgatattgatagattaatataatatcaatatatatttttgatattcaatatctaaaaagaaaaaagaaccaatccatgcacggagacgaacccggatcttctgggtccgaagtgcttcgcgttgccagatcggctaagctgcggtacgtaactattcactctagacgtaatgctataacctcactatatggtatcatttatgccgatttttggtcgttttcttgacgaaatcattttttttcttctgcaatcttgtggaatagatgtaatatggtcatttttcaggatatcaaagtccgaaaccacaatgcaatgatatttccgaacagttgtagcagttacatgcggtcgccgtcctgtgtcacatgcaaatctagcctgcctgcattttcgtgctctcttgccatataaggcaacggctatacaaggatttgagaacgtattgccatataaggtgttattgtgtgcgacacagtgttgaaccaagcttccctggttccttccttgcatgcttgaaggtaaaagccaggacaatgcgttccggcgcgcatgcgccgaaacgcaaaaaaaaatgaactagAAAGAAGGACACCTGTTGACTGGAAGACGTGACGCCCCTCAGAGCGCCATATATGGTtttttcacgtgacgtcacagcggCCATGATTGTTGGTCAGTACTGACGTCGTGGTCACGTGACTGATATCGATATGGCATGTAAATTAATCAATGGCATTGGATCGACCGTATTGATCATTTAGTATTCACGCCGGggagctcaaatcggcatggaTGGCGCTTTTCGCTGAGGTCATGAGAGGGAAGGTGAAAGACCGGATGACGTCGGGATCACCATGGTGATGAGGAAGTGCGTGGTTTCAGCGGTATATAGAAGTAAAATGGCGGGATTCAGTTCTATTTTTCACAGGCAAAGTTTCAGACTCGGTGGAAGAGCGTTGTTCAGCGGTAAATACAACTAAAAGGGCGGAATTCAGATTTATTTTGACAAGCAAAATTTCAGACTCGGGAAAAACACCGGTGGACAATAATACCCCTTGGATACTGTTATGGCCACAAATAGATCTGCCTGGACATTACGCAATccggacaaaataaaaagcccgataaaaacgcctaaaagacgTACATTGGACAGTCGATAATCAAGTATTCACCAGCAACGCAAATGGAGGACGCTGTGAGGTCACGAGGTCATGAGAAAGCGATGAGAAAGcgatacattgtatttcaatgtaattgtaatgttaagtggtcCACAagatcagcttggctgcctgacGTTCCactttgtattgtcttgttgcaatttttaataaagaataaagaataaagaaagcgatatagtctttaccagactccGTGGGTGACtggaaaaatgatagaaattggccaaaaagacTGAAAATTAAATACACGAGACGAATCAGCCAGTCATAGACATAGGTCACCAtatggtattctccaagcagaggtttcggtcgagtggggtaggagtgtccgggatatCATCGTAAGGGAGAGAGACGTAAAAAAATCCGGACACTCCTatcccactcgaccgaaacctctgcttggagaataaccaTTTGGAACCCGCGTGCATTGCACGTGGCCGACACTAAGATGACAGACGGAGCCAGTGACGGTCGAGATCACCGTGGTGACAGGGAAGTGCGTGGTTAAGCGGTTAAAGTCGGGATTCATATTTATTTTGACAGGCCGCGTTTCAGAATAGCTCGAGAAAAAAACAGCAGTTGCACGTTTTCTGAAAGTTGGGTTGTGGTGGGTGGTTTATTTCAAAGTTCAAGATCAGGCAAAGTCGTATCTGTTATTTTCCACACGTTAACTTCATCCCGGCTTGCGTGTACGGAAGACTacatacacgcgcacacacatgcacacaaacgcaaatacaaacacagacacacacacacagacagacacagagacacacacacacaaacacacacacaccctgttctgtcctcggcccCTTTACTCAGTTGTGCTGTGCCCAGTCCACGTCTTAACATTATCCAGCTAAGTCTTCTGTGGCCCTCCCCGTTTCCTCCTCCGGCCATTGACTCCACAGGATTCGACCGTTCGTACGATTGCTTCTGTACAGTCCGCAGCTGCGCCTGTAGGTGGAGTcaacttgtgtttttttatggAGACATCCAAAACACAAATAAGCGCTGCTGAGCTGAGAGCGCAAAGTTGTCAAAAATCAAAACGTTTGCCAAGGTTCTACTCCTCACTTCTTTAACCTCTCGCTGCTTTCTTCGTGGATCTGGCGACGAAACCGTTCGTGGGAAACTACTAGACACGCTTGCAGCAGTCACGACGTACGAAACACAAATAAACGTTTCTCTCAATGTAGATGAAGGTTCCAGAAATACAAATGTTCCAGACGTACATGCCGGTTCATGGTTCAAACTGCACAATAATCATTCCATGGCGTTGTCGCTCCTTCGGAGGAGCCTCTTCCTCGACAGACTCCCGTCTTTtcttaagccccctctcactggacccgcggcacgcttgcggcgtcgctgcggccgatcgaattgacaaagcgctcaacgaatttcatcgacaaaatatttttaagcttgggtgctttgttgtctttttggtcatacttgtacgttttgaatgatgttcCCATTATAAAGCCAATGATAAagcaaatccagtttaggacgcagggacgccgccagcgtgcctcgggtccagtgagagggggtctcgcagttcttggccatgtagggcccaggtgtttAGCTAGGTTGCCTCTCAATCTGATCAACCTGCACCTTGTGATTGGGGGCGAAATGCATTTTGGATGATATGGCAATGCTAAAGGTCCCTAATTTGAAATTATACACGGGCGGCGGCCTAGCTGCGGCCCAGCTGCGGCCTAGCTGCGGCCTAGCTGCGACCGAGCTGCGGCCGAGCTGCGGCCGAACTgccaacaaatttcatagatacaaAAGAAGTATATTAACGCTTTAATAGTGAGTTTTGTTGTCGTTTCAGACCTACTTTTACATGTAAATtttattccaattatgaagttatGAGTTAACAAATCCAATGCAGGTCTCTGATCATCGTCTAttggaatggggggggggggcacgtcGTTTATGTGTCAAGTATCTTCATCTATGACATATCACCCACAATGCTCAGTTAAATCAGTGAACAGGTTTAGCTTTATAAATTCCCATTTCTCATTCATATCCATTTTCATTGTTATCGACTGGCATGCCACgatatttcatatgaaatataAGCAGGAAACGCACACATAACAAATATGTGCAagttatgtatatatacatcatTAGTCCTTCACTTCTTAAACGTAACATCATACATCACATTGCAGTGGGGTCGACGTTTAGTAAATGAATATCATCGTCTAAATTTGAACCGCTGTTCTGCGCCTGCGCAGTTGGGCGGTAGGTTTCACGTCCAAGTTGAGATTGTGATGTCGAAGCATTACTGTAACTAGGCCTTCGCGAGTGTTCGAAATGAACTTAGATAAACCTTCAGAAGTTCACCACGTGGACACtgcagagggtctgcatgcctttatcCGTGAGTCGTAGTCAGTTCACCACGTGGACACtgcagagggtctgcatgcctttatcCGTGAGTCGTAGTCAGTTCACCACGTGGACACtgcagagggtctgcatgcctttatcCGTGAGTCGTAGTCAGTTCACCACGTGGACACtgcagagggtctgcatgcctttatcCGTGAGTCGTAGTCAGTTCACCACGTGGACACtgcagagggtctgcatgcctttatcCGTGAGTCGTAGTCAGTTCACCACGTGGACACtgcagagggtctgcatgcctttatcCGTGAGTCGTAGTCAGTTCACCACGTGGACACtgcagagggtctgcatgcctttatcCGTGAGTCGTAGTCAGTTCACCACGTGGACACtgcagagggtctgcatgcctttatcCGTGAGTCGTAGTCAGTTCACCACGTGGACACtgcagagggtctgcatgcctttatcCGTGAGTCGTAGTCAGTTCACCACGTGGACACtgcagagggtctgcatgcctttatcCGTGAGTCGTAGTCAGTTCACCACGTGGACACtgcagagggtctgcatgcctttatcCGTGAGTCGTAGTCAGTTCACC encodes the following:
- the LOC136423067 gene encoding uncharacterized protein — protein: MSGKVRQRATANPVDAATTTVNERILRECHSVYTDGEKGLVGIAENLHLKLLAPRKKITVLLIGNHSAGKSTFINWYVEEHVQRTGVAIETQGFTFVTSGKKRESLTGNATLHLYPHFKDLMKLEGVMEYLATEVSTSKQKKFSLVTFVDTPGLVDGDMKYPFDVDEAILWLGDLADLIFVFFDPMGQALCKRTLNIVERLNEKHSERIKFYLSKADEAGSETDRQRVMMQITQELCKRPGLNKCGFDMPTIYVPQLNVRSSRCVNQIDDICKQIEKTINQTMQNTLNALERDCEQISDLIDKKLEEDRAASSYNLRARGKGALFGFLGFILPIILLVNFLASNVSNDLLKSLLGKAGAEALQVYMAPVASFWKSIPPDYHMHTLGALFFITLVLVFLAKWSSRLLPTLSRKQKRVLQENRDYVQDSVRGRKEALYLEYLQQSVGAADIN